In the genome of Vicia villosa cultivar HV-30 ecotype Madison, WI linkage group LG7, Vvil1.0, whole genome shotgun sequence, one region contains:
- the LOC131616032 gene encoding GDSL esterase/lipase At2g42990-like, whose product MGCLPLERTTNIMGQNGCVANYNNIALEFNGLNQTQWHVVPTGMFEMGYACSRGGMFSCSDASKFVFWDSFHPTEKTNIIVAKYVVEHVLAQLLE is encoded by the exons ATGGGATGCTTGCCCTTGGAGAGAACTACAAATATTATGGGTCAGAATGGTTGTGTTGCAAACTACAATAACATAGCACTTGAATTCAATG GTTTGAATCAGACTCAGTGGCATGTTGTACCTACTGGAATGTTCGAGATGGGTTATGCATGCAGTAGGGGCGGCATGTTCAGTTGTTCTGATGCTTCCAAATTCGTGTTTTGGGACTCTTTTCATCCCACAGAGAAAACGAATATTATTGTTGCAAAGTATGTGGTGGAGCATGTGCTAGCACAGCTTTTAGAATAA
- the LOC131619779 gene encoding transcription termination factor MTEF18, mitochondrial-like: MVTLSLLHNLNLILLFNPPTLQNPISSISLKPSQLRCSHSATVPAPSPPPPIRVKPYAKIEAKHALRDYLVNTRGYSFIDADFISKNSPHFINSLIFRVGINIRDHDFPRAVRRYLMLHPINEFEPFLESIGIEQRELKLHLPKDLFFLSDDSVLVDNFHVLFNHGVPRNRMGKIYREAREVFGYGSGVLSKKFESYENLGLSKSSVVKLFVCRPLLLVGDEVDRQFVVVLDRLKRIGIDIGWFVNCMWPPRTYIWKEIIDSIEFFRQGGYSEKEMYDLFTADPKLLLNGLGKRTYLVVGRLIKSGLDVDEICSCFREHPDVLSSPRMKNLMFVIAFMYNIRMDQDAIAHVLYNYMHELSKLSIKGYTTMSKELGVREGDLCEMIQDDPLKFFSSALKQKQKRDIDKFYYDPHSYFEKTSFLQKLGYNDNSEEMEIAMKMFIGKGDKLQERFDCLIEAGLDYDTVVEMVKRVPGVLNVRKTLMLKKIDFLKNTLGFPIEALVGYPTYFTNNLDQMYARFAMYEWLKKRTDINPELSLTTIFATSEKRFLEMFVNKHPEGPTTWQAINSLSDKFKN; encoded by the coding sequence ATGGTAACCCTTTCGCTTCTGCATAATCTCAATCTCATTCTTCTCTTCAACCCTCCCACACTCCAAAACCCTATCTCTTCAATCTCTCTCAAACCCTCACAACTCCGCTGTTCCCATTCCGCCACTGTTCCCGCTCCTTCTCCGCCACCTCCAATTCGCGTCAAACCCTACGCAAAAATCGAAGCAAAGCATGCCCTACGTGATTACCTTGTCAACACTCGAGGTTACAGTTTCATAGATGCAGATTTTATCTCCAAAAACTCTCCGCATTTTATCAATTCGCTTATCTTCAGAGTCGGAATCAACATCAGAGACCATGATTTTCCTCGGGCTGTAAGAAGGTATCTTATGCTTCACCCTATTAATGAATTTGAACCGTTTTTAGAGAGTATAGGGATTGAGCAAAGGGAATTGAAGTTACATCTGCCTAAAGATTTGTTTTTTCTTAGTGACGATAGTGTTTTGGTTGATAATTTTCATGTTTTGTTTAATCACGGGGTTCCGAGGAATAGGATGGGGAAGATTTATAGAGAAGCAAGAGAGGTTTTTGGTTATGGGAGTGGCGTTTTGTCGAAGAAATTTGAGAGTTATGAGAATTTGGGGTTGAGTAAATCTTCTGTTGTGAAGCTGTTTGTTTGTCGTCCATTGCTTTTAGTTGGCGACGAGGTTGATCGTcaatttgttgttgttcttgatcggTTGAAGAGAATTGGGATTGATATCGGATGGTTTGTGAATTGTATGTGGCCCCCGAGAACATATATATGGAAAGAGATTATTGATAGTATAGAGTTTTTTCGTCAAGGGGGATATTCTGAGAAAGAAATGTATGATTTGTTTACGGCGGATCCTAAATTGTTGTTGAATGGTTTAGGAAAGAGGACATATTTGGTTGTAGGTCGGTTGATTAAGTCGGGTCTTGACGTGGATGAGATTTGTTCTTGTTTCAGAGAGCATCCTGATGTGTTGTCAAGTCCGCGTATGAAAAATTTGATGTTTGTGATTGCTTTTATGTATAATATTCGAATGGACCAAGATGCTATTGCTCATGTTTTGTATAACTACATGCATGAACTTAGCAAACTTTCGATAAAAGGTTATACAACTATGTCTAAAGAGTTGGGAGTTCGAGAAGGTGATTTATGTGAAATGATCCAGGATGATCCGTTAAAATTTTTTAGTTCGGCTTTAAAACAGAAGCAAAAGAGGGATATAGATAAATTCTACTATGACCCGCATAGTTATTTTGAGAAAACAAGTTTCTTGCAGAAACTGGGATATAATGATAACTCTGAGGAGATGGAAATAGCTATGAAGATGTTTATAGGGAAAGGTGATAAGTTACAAGAGAGATTTGATTGTCTGATTGAAGCTGGTTTGGATTATGACACTGTAGTCGAAATGGTAAAGCGAGTTCCTGGGGTTCTGAACGTTAGGAAAACTCTAATGCTAAAGAAGATTGATTTCTTAAAAAACACTTTAGGTTTCCCAATAGAAGCTCTCGTGGGATATCCAACGTATTTTACCAATAACTTGGACCAAATGTATGCAAGATTTGCAATGTATGAGTGGTTGAAGAAGAGGACTGATATAAATCCCGAGCTATCCCTCACTACCATATTTGCAACTTCTGAGAAACGGTTTCTAGAAATGTTTGTGAATAAGCATCCTGAAGGTCCAACGACTTGGCAAGCTATAAACAGTTTATCTGACAAATTTAAGAATTAA